One Epinephelus fuscoguttatus linkage group LG10, E.fuscoguttatus.final_Chr_v1 genomic window carries:
- the LOC125895621 gene encoding methylcrotonoyl-CoA carboxylase beta chain, mitochondrial-like: protein MYRCMARSVCSRGRVCAAFVPPHTQPPLWTLRNTTEEGHHRLAERRWQCSVRCMSSAVRRRALRSAFPVLEQPLQPIHRHVYEANLRNSNACHKKFIELSEKARKGGGEKSIARHTQRNKKLLVRDRLRLLLDDEDFLELSPLAGLGLPYGDIPSAGCLTGIGRIKGLWCVFIANDATVKGGTAYPIMVKKQLRAQEVAQQNRLPCVYLVDSGGAFLPLQSDIFPDRNHGGRTFYNEAIMSAMKIPQVSVVCGSCTAGGAYVPTMAEETVMVHRIGTIFLGGPPLVKAATGEEVTPEDLGGATLHAEVSGCVDHFAWDEKQAYHDTRNIISTLNFQLPEEEDEDDEKTRKRKAEEEPLYSSEELLGLAPRSYNHSLDVKMVVSRLTDGSRFQEFKARYGTTLITGFAKIHGHLVGIVANNGELSYQAALKGSHFVQLCDQRNIPLIFLQNTAPTGVLTLSTAQAAMNSNRLKAHGSMMSAVACASVPKITVVVGGCHGADSYTMCGRAFDPNFLFLWPNARVSTTAPGHAGSLLPPDSEQDEEERKKEEVKLNKRLEEESSAFFSTGRLWDDGVILPQDTRKILRDCLDIIKQQQYELSTEKQHSALLRI, encoded by the exons ATGTACCGCTGCATGGCAAG GAGTGTGTGTAGCAGAGGAAGAGTGTGTGCTGCCTTTGTGCCTCCACACACCCAGCCACCATTATGGACATTGAGAAACACGACAGAGGAGGGACATCATAG GCTGGCTGAGCGGCGTTGGCAGTGTTCAGTCCGCTGTATGAGCTCTGCAGTCAGGAGGAGAGCTCTGCGTAGTGCCTTCCCAGTGTTGGAGCAGCCCCTCCAGCCCATCCACCGACATGTGTATGAAGCCAacctccgaaacagcaacgccTGCCATAAGAA GTTCATAGAGTTGAGTGAAAAGGCGAGAAAAGGTGGAGGGGAAAAGAGCATTGCCAGACACACTCAGAGAAACAAGAAGTTGTTGGTCAGGGATCGGCTGCGCCTCCTACTGGATGATGAGGACTTCCTGGAGCTGTCACCATTAGCTGGTCTGGGTCTGCCGTACGGGGACATCCCTTCAGCCGGCTGCCTGACTG GCATTGGCAGGATCAAAGGCCTGTGGTGTGTGTTTATTGCCAATGATGCCACAGTGAAAGGTGGCACGGCGTATCCAATCATGGTGAAGAAGCAGCTACGGGCACAGGAAGTAGCGCAACAAAATCGCCTGCCTTGTGTTTATCTGGTTGACTCTGGGGGAGCTTTTCTACCActgcag TCAGACATCTTTCCTGATAGAAATCACGGAGGAAGGACGTTCTATAATGAAGCTATCATGTCTGCCATGAAGATCCCACAg GTGTCAGTGGTGTGCGGGTCGTGCACGGCGGGTGGAGCTTACGTCCCCACAATGGCAGAAGAGACAGTGATGGTGCACCGGATAGGGACTATATTCCTGGGCGGACCACCACTTGTCAAGGCCGCCACTGGAGAGGAGGTCACACCAGAAGACCTGGGAGGAGCCACGCTTCATGCTGA GGTGAGTGGCTGTGTGGACCATTTTGCCTGGGATGAAAAACAGGCGTACCATGACACCAGAAACATCATATCCACCCTCAACTTCCAACTGcctgaggaagaggatgaggatgatgagaagacgaggaagaggaaagcagaggaggagccGCTGTACAGTTCAGAGGAGCTTCTGGGGCTGGCTCCCAGAAGTTATAACCACAGTCTGGATGTTAAGATG GTAGTCAGTCGACTGACAGACGGGAGCCGCTTCCAGGAGTTTAAAGCTCGCTATGGAACCACACTCATCACCGGCTTTGCAAAGATACATGG CCACCTGGTGGGAATAGTAGCCAACAACGGAGAGCTGTCGTACCAAGCTGCACTGAAAGGAAGTCATTTTGTCCAGTTGTGTGACCAGAGAAATATTCCCCTCATCTTCCTCCAGAACACAGCACCCACGGGAGTTCTAACACTCTCCACAGCACAG GCAGCGATGAACAGTAACCGTCTGAAGGCTCATGGTTCAATGATGTCAGCAGTAGCGTGTGCCTCAGTCCCCAAAATCACTGTGGTGGTTGGTGGTTGCCATGGTGCTGACAGCTACACCATG TGTGGGCGGGCATTTGACCCTAATTTCCTGTTCCTGTGGCCCAACGCTAGAGTGTCAACGACAGCTCCGGGTCATGCCGGCTCTCTGCTTCCCCCTGACAGTGAGCAGgatgaggaagagaggaagaaggaggaggtcAAGTTAAATAAGAGATTGGAGGAGGAGAGCTCCGCTTTCTTCTCCACCGGCCGGCTCTGGGACGATGGAGTCATTCTGCCTCAGGACACCAGGAAG ATTCTCAGAGACTGCCTGGACatcatcaaacagcagcagtatGAGCTCTCCACAGAGAAACAGCACTCAGCACTTCTACGTATATAG